The proteins below come from a single Lonchura striata isolate bLonStr1 chromosome 10, bLonStr1.mat, whole genome shotgun sequence genomic window:
- the PID1 gene encoding PTB-containing, cubilin and LRP1-interacting protein isoform X3 translates to MWQPATERLQVTYLGKVSTTGMQFLSGCTEKPVIELWKKHTLTREDVYPANALLEIRPFQVWLHHLDLKGEATVHMDTFQVARIAYCTADHNVSPNIFAWVYREINDDLSYQMDCHAVECESKLEAKKLAHAMMEAFKKTFHSMKSDGRIHRNSSSEEVSHEFESDDG, encoded by the coding sequence GTTACATATTTGGGTAAGGTTTCCACAACAGGGATGCAATTTTTGTCAGGCTGCACAGAAAAACCAGTCATTGAATTGTGGAAGAAGCACACACTCACCAGGGAGGATGTTTACCCAGCTAATGCCCTTCTGGAAATTCGTCCTTTCCAAGTCTGGCTGCATCATCTGGACCTCAAAGGTGAGGCGACAGTGCACATGGATACCTTTCAGGTAGCACGTATAGCCTACTGCACTGCTGACCACAACGTCAGCCCAAACATCTTTGCTTGGGTCTATCGGGAGATCAACGATGACCTGTCCTACCAGATGGACTGCCACGCTGTGGAGTGTGAGAGCAAGCTGGAGGCCAAGAAGCTGGCCCATGCCATGATGGAGGCCTTTAAGAAGACTTTTCACAGCATGAAAAGCGATGGCCGGATCCACAGGAACAGCTCATCGGAGGAAGTGTCTCATGAATTTGAATCTGATGATGGCTGA